TTCCTTTTCCCATGCTTTCATCTACTTCAATTTTAAGTTGTTTACAAGTAGTTCTCAACGCTGCTTCGTTCATTTCGCTTACATCAATTCCAGTATGTTCTTTTATCGCATCATAAATAGAAATTCTAGCGTAAGGCGCTTTCATATTAATTTGCTGTTCGCCAACAGTAATTTCAGTAGCACCATTTACAGCCAAACAAGTTTGCTCTAATAATTTTTCTGTAGTTTCCATCATCCAGAAATAATCTTTATAGGCAACATAAAATTCCAAAACGGTAAACTCTGGATTATGTGTTCTATCCATGCCTTCATTTCTAAAGTTACGACTGAACTCATACACCCATTCAAATCCACCAACAATTAATCTTTTTAAATATAATTCATTAGCAATTCTTAAATACAAAGGAATATCTAAAGCATTATGATGAGTAATGAATGGTTTAGCTGCTGCACCACCAGGAATACTCTGCAAAACTGGTGTATCTACTTCTAAAGCACCTTGTTGGTCTAAATAATTTCTGATAGCACTTATCATTTTAGTGCGTTTTACAAAAGTGTTTTTTACTTGTGGATTGACGATTAAATCGACATAGCGTTGTCTATAACGCAACTCTGGATCTGTAAAAGCATCATATACATTACCTTGCTCATCTGTTTTTACAATAGGAAGTGGTTTTAACGATTTTCCTAGTAGTGTTAACTCTTGAACATGCACCGATTTTTCGCCAACTTTCGTAGTAAACAAGTAACCTTTGATGCCAATAAAATCGCCTATGTCCATAAGTTTTTTATAGACTTCATTGTAAAGTGTTTTATCTTCTGTAGGACAGATTTCGTCTCTAGCAATATAAATTTGGATTTTACCTTCGCTGTCTTGTAGTTCAGCAAAAGCAGCTTTTCCCATAATTCTAATACTCATCATTCTTCCTGCCAAACAAACCACTTTGTTTTCTTCAAAATTTTCTTTGATTTGTTTTGTAGTTGTATCAACAGGAAACAATGGAGCTGGATATGGATCAATACCTAAAGCTCTTAATTTTTCTAATTTTTCTCTTCGTACAAGTTCTTGCTCACTTAATTGCATAGCTTCATTTTATTAAAGTGCAAAAATAAACATTTTTAGAGAAGAAATGCTATAGCCATACATTGTTAACGATTTCTGAAAATATCTTTTTAATACATTATATAATATAACAATCAATAAATTAAATAATAAAACAAAATGCATTTACATTAATAAAGCATTATAAATACTAGTAAAAATTGGAATTGTCATAAATATTATTAGTATGTAGTAAAATACTTATAATGTTGAAGACAGAAATTTACAATGCTGTAAACCGACCAACCATGATGGAAAAGAAAAAAGTAGTCAACTTTTTGTTTGAACATCTTGATGAATACGGCGATCCAAAAGAAGATATTAAAAAAGCAATAGAGTATGCTACTAAAGAAAGAAGTTCTTTCGGTGGATTTACTATGTTGCTTAAAGAAAACAATACTATTAAAGGTGCAGTTGTTATTAATCAGACTGGAATGGATGGATATATACCTGAAAATATTTTGGTATACATTGCTATTCATAAAGATGCTAGAGGTAAAGGTTTAGGGAAAATTCTATTAAAAGAATGTTTTAAACATACCAAAGGCGATATTGCTCTGCATGTAGAACCAGATAATCCAGCAAAATTTTTATATGAAAAATTAGGTTTTACCAATAAGTATTTAGAAATGAGATTAAAAATAAAATAATGAGTATTAATATTATTGATTTAATTATTTTTATAACTTATCTTTTGTCGATGCTAGCTGTTGGCTTGTATTTTCTAAATAAAAATAAAACTAAGGAAGATTATTTTGTAGGCGGAAGAAATATGTCGGCAGGACATATAGGACTTTCTGTAGTTGCCACTGATGTTGGTGGTGGTTTTTCTATTGGGTTAGGTGGATTAGGTTTTGCTATTGGTATTTCTGGTAGTTGGATGTTATTTACTGGTTTAATTGGTGCTTGGTTAAGTGCAGTTATATTAATTCCAAAAATATATCCTTTATCTAAAAAAGAAAAACTACTTACTTTTCCAGAAGCACTCTCCTACTACTACAATAAAAAAGTAGCTCTATTGGCTGGTATTATTTCTATCATAGGATATATTGGATTTACGAGTTCACAAATTTTAGCAGGTGCAAAACTAGCATCAGCAACATTTCCTAGTGTATCTATTCCAACGGCTGCAATTATCATGGGAATTATTGCACTTGTTTATACTGCTTTTGGTGGTATTAAAGCAGTGATTTATACAGATACTATTCAATGGATTATTTTAATGGTTGGACTTGTATTTATTGGCATTCCAATTGGATATATAAAAATTGGTGGTTGGCAAGCTATTACGCAATCGTTGCCAAGCAATATGTTGTCGCTGAGCAATATTTCTTTTATACAACTCTTTAATTGGTTCATTACTATAGTACCTATTTGGTTTATTGGCATG
Above is a genomic segment from Chitinophagales bacterium containing:
- a CDS encoding sodium:solute symporter family protein codes for the protein MNIIDLIIFITYLLSMLAVGLYFLNKNKTKEDYFVGGRNMSAGHIGLSVVATDVGGGFSIGLGGLGFAIGISGSWMLFTGLIGAWLSAVILIPKIYPLSKKEKLLTFPEALSYYYNKKVALLAGIISIIGYIGFTSSQILAGAKLASATFPSVSIPTAAIIMGIIALVYTAFGGIKAVIYTDTIQWIILMVGLVFIGIPIGYIKIGGWQAITQSLPSNMLSLSNISFIQLFNWFITIVPIWFIGMTLYQRIYACKDEKTAKKAWFIAGIFEWPIMAFMGVILGLFAKVAFEQGLFSELGFAPNSHIDPELGLPLLLSNILPVGLMGLMMSAYFSAIMSTADSCLMAASGNLSTDIISYFKKDNNSISIKQAQIITFIIGILAIALATVMQSVLNLMLYSYAFMVSGLLIPVIATLVYKKPSAKAAIGAMLAGGSTTLILIISAIKLPLGIDANFFGILISALTFTTIQYLQKQQ
- a CDS encoding GNAT family N-acetyltransferase, which encodes MLKTEIYNAVNRPTMMEKKKVVNFLFEHLDEYGDPKEDIKKAIEYATKERSSFGGFTMLLKENNTIKGAVVINQTGMDGYIPENILVYIAIHKDARGKGLGKILLKECFKHTKGDIALHVEPDNPAKFLYEKLGFTNKYLEMRLKIK
- the lysS gene encoding lysine--tRNA ligase, yielding MQLSEQELVRREKLEKLRALGIDPYPAPLFPVDTTTKQIKENFEENKVVCLAGRMMSIRIMGKAAFAELQDSEGKIQIYIARDEICPTEDKTLYNEVYKKLMDIGDFIGIKGYLFTTKVGEKSVHVQELTLLGKSLKPLPIVKTDEQGNVYDAFTDPELRYRQRYVDLIVNPQVKNTFVKRTKMISAIRNYLDQQGALEVDTPVLQSIPGGAAAKPFITHHNALDIPLYLRIANELYLKRLIVGGFEWVYEFSRNFRNEGMDRTHNPEFTVLEFYVAYKDYFWMMETTEKLLEQTCLAVNGATEITVGEQQINMKAPYARISIYDAIKEHTGIDVSEMNEAALRTTCKQLKIEVDESMGKGKLIDEIFSEKCEHHYIQPTFITDYPVEMSPLTKKHRSKAGLVERFELMINGKEIANAYSELNDPIDQRERFEEQAKLMERGDDEAMFIDQDFLRALEYGMPPCSGIGFGIDRLAMLLTNNASIQEVLFFPQMRPEKTATTNVELSEDAKLLLKIISEEKQLLNDIKAKSELTNTKWDKAIKQLSTNNIVKIAKEDDGVFVVLV